In Leopardus geoffroyi isolate Oge1 chromosome D1, O.geoffroyi_Oge1_pat1.0, whole genome shotgun sequence, a single window of DNA contains:
- the MYRF gene encoding myelin regulatory factor isoform X13, with product MKAEPPMPPYAAMGQGLVPTDLHHTQQSQMLHQLLNQHGAELPTHPSKKRKHSESPPNTLNAQMLNGMIKQEPGTTTTLPPHPARAPSPPWPPQGPLSPGPGSLPLSIARVQTPPWHPPGAPSPGLLQDNDSLSGSYLDPNYQSIKWQPHQQNKWATLYDANYKELPMLTYRVDADKGFNFSVGDDAFVCQKKNHFQVTVYIGMLGEPKYVKTPEGLKPLDCFYLKLHGVKLEALNQSINIEQSQSDRSKRPFNPVTVNLPPEQVTKVTVGRLHFSETTANNMRKKGKPNPDQRYFMLVVALQAHAQNQNYTLAAQISERIIVRASNPGQFESDSDVLWQRAQVPDTVFHHGRVGINTDRPDEALVVHGNVKVMGSLMHPSDLRAKEHVQEVDTTEQLKRISRMRLVHYRYKPEFAATAGIEATAPETGVIAQEVKEILPEAVKDTGDVVFANGKTIENFLVVNKERIFMENVGAVKELCKLTDNLETRIDELERWSHKLAKLRRLDSLKSTGSSGAFSHAGSQFSRAGSVPHKKRPPKVASKSSSVVPDQACISQRFLQGTIIALVVVMAFSVVSMSTLYVLSLRSEEDLVETDGSFAVSTSCLLALLRPQHPGGSEARCPCRSSQSFGTTQLRQSPVTTGLPGTRPSLLLVTTGLSSSAPGPVIPTLDLCSSRPCPVICCSSSTPSPTPAPSLGSSFNPGRGLSPSPSPSTNRSGPGQMALLPVTNIRAKSWGLSANGIGHSKHPKSSEPLASPEVPFPGGQGKAKNSPSLGLHGRARRGLPQPGLSPARPTRAQGQPASLLADPVPSLTSIQVLENSMPITSQYCAPEDACRPGNFTYHIPVSSGTPLHLSLTLQMNSSSPVSVVLCSLMSKEQPCEERDFPQSLHTFQDTQGTSHQWPVTILSFREFTYHFRVALLGQANCSVEAPVLPATDYYFHFYRLCD from the exons ATGAAGGCCGAGCCCCCGATGCCCCCCTACGCTGCCATGGGGCAGGGGCTGGTGCCCACGGATCTCCACCACACACAACAGTCCCAGATGCTACACCAGCTGCTGAATCAGCACGGAGCTGA gctccccacacaCCCCTCCAAGAAGAGGAAGCACTCCGAATCACCTCCCAACACCCTTAATGCCCAGATGCTGAATGGAATGATCAAACAGGAGCCGGGGACCACGACGACCCTGCCCCCGCACCCAGCTcgagccccttccccaccctggccTCCCCAGGGCCCACTCTCCCCCGGCCCCGGCTCCTTGCCCCTCAGCATCGCCCGGGTCCAGACGCCACCTTGGCACCCACCGGGCGCACCCTCACCAG GTCTCCTGCAGGACAATGATAGCCTTAGTGGCTCCTACCTGGATCCCAACTACCAATCCATCAAGTGGCAACCGCATCAGCAGAACAAGTGGGCAACGCTGTACGACGCAAACTACAAGGAGCT gcCCATGCTCACCTACCGCGTGGACGCTGACAAGGGCTTCAACTTTTCGGTGGGCGACGACGCCTTCGTGTGCCAGAAGAAGAACCACTTTCAGGTGACGGTATACATCGGCATGCTGGGGGAGCCCAAGTACGTCAAGACGCCCGAAGGCCTCAAGCCCCTCGACTGCTTCTATCTGAAACTGCACGGAGTGAAG CTGGAGGCCCTGAACCAGTCCATCAACATTGAGCAGTCACAGTCCGACCGAAGCAAGCGGCCCTTTAACCCTGTCAC GGTCAATCTGCCTCCTGAGCAGGTCACGAAGGTGACCGTGGGGCGCTTGCACTTCAGCGAGACCACCGCCAACAACATGCGCAAGAAGGGCAAACCTAACCCAGACCAGAG GTACTTCATGCTGGTGGTGGCGCTCCAGGCCCATGCACAGAACCAGAACTACACGCTGGCTGCCCAGATCTCAGAGCGCATCATCGTGAGG GCCTCCAACCCAGGCCAGTTTGAGAGTGACAGCGACGTGCTGTGGCAGCGGGCGCAGGTGCCCGACACTGTCTTCCACCATGGCCGCGTGGGCATCAACACGGACCGACCCGACGAGGCGTTGGTCGTGCACGGCAATGTCAAGGTCATGGGCTCGCTCATGCACCCCTCCGACCTGCGGGCCAAGGAGCACGtgcaggag GTGGACACCACGGAGCAGCTGAAGAGGATCTCACGCATGCGGCTGGTGCACTACAGATACAAGCCTGAGTTTGCAGCCACCGCAGGCATCGAGGCCACGGCACCAGAGACGG gTGTCATCGCCCAGGAGGTGAAGGAGATCCTGCCTGAGGCCGTGAAGGACACTGGAGACGTGGTCTTTGCCAATGGGAAAACCATAGAGAACTTCTTGGTGGTGAACAAG GAGCGCATCTTCATGGAGAACGTGGGTGCCGTGAAGGAGCTGTGCAAGCTGACGGACAACCTGGAGACGCGCATTGACGAGCTGGAGCGCTGGAGCCACAAGCTGGCCAAACTGCGGCGGCTGGACAGCCTCAAGTCCACTGGCAGCTCGGGTGCCttcag CCATGCAGGGAGCCAGTTCAGCCGGGCGGGCAGCGTCCCCCACAAGAAGAGGCCCCCCAAGGTGGCCAGCAAG TCGTCATCTGTGGTCCCAGACCAGGCCTGCATCAGCCAGCGCTTCCTGCAGGGAACCATCATTGCCCTGGTGGTGGTCATGGCCTTCAG CGTGGTGTCCATGTCTACACTGTATGTGCTGAGCCTGCGCTCCGAGGAGGACCTGGTGGAAACCGATGG CTCTTTTGCTGTGTCCACTTCCTGTCTTCTGGCCCTGCTCCGGCCCCAGCACCCTGGGGGGAGTGAGGCCAGGTGCCCATG cagGTCCAGCCAGAGCTTTGGGACCACTCAGCTCCGACAGTCCCCTGTGACCACCGGGCTGCCAGGCACACGGCCCTCTTTGCTGCTGG TTACCACCGGCCTGAGCAGCTCAGCCCCAGGTCCTGTCATCCCCACTTTGGACCTGTGCTCCAGCCGCCCTTGTCCAGTCATCTGctgttcctcctccacccccagccctacCCCTGCCCCTAGTCTTGGCTCCAGCTTTAACCCTGGCCGTGGCCTcagccccagtcccagccccTCCACCAATCGCTCAG GCCCCGGCCAGATGGCCCTCCTACCAGTCACCAACATCAGAGCCAAGTCCTGGGGCCTGTCGGCCAATGGTATCGGCCACTCCAAGCATCCAAAGAGCTCAGAGCCTCTGGCCAGCCCTGAAGTCCCCttccctggagggcagggcaaAGCCAAGAACAGCCCCAGCCTTGGTCTCCACGGCCGGGCCCGCAGAGGGCTTCCCCAGCCCGGCCTGAGCCCTGCTCGGCCCACTCGGGCCCAGGGCCAGCCAG CCTCTCTCCTTGCAGACCCAGTGCCCTCCCTGACCTCCATCCAGGTGCTGGAGAACTCAATGCCCATCACTTCCCAGTACTGCGCTCCAGAGGATGCCTGCAG GCCTGGAAACTTCACCTACCACATCCCTGTCAGCAGCGGCACCCCGCTGCACCTCAGCCTGACTCTGCAGATGAA CTCTTCGTCTCCCGTGTCTGTGGTGCTGTGCAGCCTGATGTCAAAGGAGCAGCCGTGTGAGGAGAGGGACTTTCCACAGAGCCTGCACACCTTCCAGGACACCCAG ggCACGTCCCACCAGTGGCCAGTGACCATCCTGTCTTTCCGAGAATTCACCTACCACTTCCGGGTGGCACTGCTG ggtCAGGCCAACTGCAGCGTGGAGGCCCCGGTCCTGCCGGCCACAGACTACTATTTCCACTTCTACCGCCTGTGTGACTGA
- the MYRF gene encoding myelin regulatory factor isoform X11, whose translation MDAPFGDPHLLRTITPESLCHVGVPSRLEHPPPPPAHLPGPPPPPPPPPHYPVLQRDLYMKAEPPMPPYAAMGQGLVPTDLHHTQQSQMLHQLLNQHGAELPTHPSKKRKHSESPPNTLNAQMLNGMIKQEPGTTTTLPPHPARAPSPPWPPQGPLSPGPGSLPLSIARVQTPPWHPPGAPSPGLLQDNDSLSGSYLDPNYQSIKWQPHQQNKWATLYDANYKELPMLTYRVDADKGFNFSVGDDAFVCQKKNHFQVTVYIGMLGEPKYVKTPEGLKPLDCFYLKLHGVKLEALNQSINIEQSQSDRSKRPFNPVTVNLPPEQVTKVTVGRLHFSETTANNMRKKGKPNPDQRYFMLVVALQAHAQNQNYTLAAQISERIIVRASNPGQFESDSDVLWQRAQVPDTVFHHGRVGINTDRPDEALVVHGNVKVMGSLMHPSDLRAKEHVQEVDTTEQLKRISRMRLVHYRYKPEFAATAGIEATAPETGVIAQEVKEILPEAVKDTGDVVFANGKTIENFLVVNKERIFMENVGAVKELCKLTDNLETRIDELERWSHKLAKLRRLDSLKSTGSSGAFSHAGSQFSRAGSVPHKKRPPKVASKSSSVVPDQACISQRFLQGTIIALVVVMAFSVVSMSTLYVLSLRSEEDLVETDGSFAVSTSCLLALLRPQHPGGSEARCPCRSSQSFGTTQLRQSPVTTGLPGTRPSLLLVTTGLSSSAPGPVIPTLDLCSSRPCPVICCSSSTPSPTPAPSLGSSFNPGRGLSPSPSPSTNRSGPGQMALLPVTNIRAKSWGLSANGIGHSKHPKSSEPLASPEVPFPGGQGKAKNSPSLGLHGRARRGLPQPGLSPARPTRAQGQPASLLADPVPSLTSIQVLENSMPITSQYCAPEDACRPGNFTYHIPVSSGTPLHLSLTLQMNSSSPVSVVLCSLMSKEQPCEERDFPQSLHTFQDTQGTSHQWPVTILSFREFTYHFRVALLGQANCSVEAPVLPATDYYFHFYRLCD comes from the exons ATGGACGCGCCCTTCGGCG ACCCCCATCTCCTGCGCACCATTACCCCCGAGTCCCTGTGCCACGTAGGAGTGCCCTCCCGCCTGGAGcacccacctccacctccagcccACCTACCAGGCCCTCCgccgcccccgccacccccgcctCACTACCCTGTCCTGCAGCGGGACCTGTACATGAAGGCCGAGCCCCCGATGCCCCCCTACGCTGCCATGGGGCAGGGGCTGGTGCCCACGGATCTCCACCACACACAACAGTCCCAGATGCTACACCAGCTGCTGAATCAGCACGGAGCTGA gctccccacacaCCCCTCCAAGAAGAGGAAGCACTCCGAATCACCTCCCAACACCCTTAATGCCCAGATGCTGAATGGAATGATCAAACAGGAGCCGGGGACCACGACGACCCTGCCCCCGCACCCAGCTcgagccccttccccaccctggccTCCCCAGGGCCCACTCTCCCCCGGCCCCGGCTCCTTGCCCCTCAGCATCGCCCGGGTCCAGACGCCACCTTGGCACCCACCGGGCGCACCCTCACCAG GTCTCCTGCAGGACAATGATAGCCTTAGTGGCTCCTACCTGGATCCCAACTACCAATCCATCAAGTGGCAACCGCATCAGCAGAACAAGTGGGCAACGCTGTACGACGCAAACTACAAGGAGCT gcCCATGCTCACCTACCGCGTGGACGCTGACAAGGGCTTCAACTTTTCGGTGGGCGACGACGCCTTCGTGTGCCAGAAGAAGAACCACTTTCAGGTGACGGTATACATCGGCATGCTGGGGGAGCCCAAGTACGTCAAGACGCCCGAAGGCCTCAAGCCCCTCGACTGCTTCTATCTGAAACTGCACGGAGTGAAG CTGGAGGCCCTGAACCAGTCCATCAACATTGAGCAGTCACAGTCCGACCGAAGCAAGCGGCCCTTTAACCCTGTCAC GGTCAATCTGCCTCCTGAGCAGGTCACGAAGGTGACCGTGGGGCGCTTGCACTTCAGCGAGACCACCGCCAACAACATGCGCAAGAAGGGCAAACCTAACCCAGACCAGAG GTACTTCATGCTGGTGGTGGCGCTCCAGGCCCATGCACAGAACCAGAACTACACGCTGGCTGCCCAGATCTCAGAGCGCATCATCGTGAGG GCCTCCAACCCAGGCCAGTTTGAGAGTGACAGCGACGTGCTGTGGCAGCGGGCGCAGGTGCCCGACACTGTCTTCCACCATGGCCGCGTGGGCATCAACACGGACCGACCCGACGAGGCGTTGGTCGTGCACGGCAATGTCAAGGTCATGGGCTCGCTCATGCACCCCTCCGACCTGCGGGCCAAGGAGCACGtgcaggag GTGGACACCACGGAGCAGCTGAAGAGGATCTCACGCATGCGGCTGGTGCACTACAGATACAAGCCTGAGTTTGCAGCCACCGCAGGCATCGAGGCCACGGCACCAGAGACGG gTGTCATCGCCCAGGAGGTGAAGGAGATCCTGCCTGAGGCCGTGAAGGACACTGGAGACGTGGTCTTTGCCAATGGGAAAACCATAGAGAACTTCTTGGTGGTGAACAAG GAGCGCATCTTCATGGAGAACGTGGGTGCCGTGAAGGAGCTGTGCAAGCTGACGGACAACCTGGAGACGCGCATTGACGAGCTGGAGCGCTGGAGCCACAAGCTGGCCAAACTGCGGCGGCTGGACAGCCTCAAGTCCACTGGCAGCTCGGGTGCCttcag CCATGCAGGGAGCCAGTTCAGCCGGGCGGGCAGCGTCCCCCACAAGAAGAGGCCCCCCAAGGTGGCCAGCAAG TCGTCATCTGTGGTCCCAGACCAGGCCTGCATCAGCCAGCGCTTCCTGCAGGGAACCATCATTGCCCTGGTGGTGGTCATGGCCTTCAG CGTGGTGTCCATGTCTACACTGTATGTGCTGAGCCTGCGCTCCGAGGAGGACCTGGTGGAAACCGATGG CTCTTTTGCTGTGTCCACTTCCTGTCTTCTGGCCCTGCTCCGGCCCCAGCACCCTGGGGGGAGTGAGGCCAGGTGCCCATG cagGTCCAGCCAGAGCTTTGGGACCACTCAGCTCCGACAGTCCCCTGTGACCACCGGGCTGCCAGGCACACGGCCCTCTTTGCTGCTGG TTACCACCGGCCTGAGCAGCTCAGCCCCAGGTCCTGTCATCCCCACTTTGGACCTGTGCTCCAGCCGCCCTTGTCCAGTCATCTGctgttcctcctccacccccagccctacCCCTGCCCCTAGTCTTGGCTCCAGCTTTAACCCTGGCCGTGGCCTcagccccagtcccagccccTCCACCAATCGCTCAG GCCCCGGCCAGATGGCCCTCCTACCAGTCACCAACATCAGAGCCAAGTCCTGGGGCCTGTCGGCCAATGGTATCGGCCACTCCAAGCATCCAAAGAGCTCAGAGCCTCTGGCCAGCCCTGAAGTCCCCttccctggagggcagggcaaAGCCAAGAACAGCCCCAGCCTTGGTCTCCACGGCCGGGCCCGCAGAGGGCTTCCCCAGCCCGGCCTGAGCCCTGCTCGGCCCACTCGGGCCCAGGGCCAGCCAG CCTCTCTCCTTGCAGACCCAGTGCCCTCCCTGACCTCCATCCAGGTGCTGGAGAACTCAATGCCCATCACTTCCCAGTACTGCGCTCCAGAGGATGCCTGCAG GCCTGGAAACTTCACCTACCACATCCCTGTCAGCAGCGGCACCCCGCTGCACCTCAGCCTGACTCTGCAGATGAA CTCTTCGTCTCCCGTGTCTGTGGTGCTGTGCAGCCTGATGTCAAAGGAGCAGCCGTGTGAGGAGAGGGACTTTCCACAGAGCCTGCACACCTTCCAGGACACCCAG ggCACGTCCCACCAGTGGCCAGTGACCATCCTGTCTTTCCGAGAATTCACCTACCACTTCCGGGTGGCACTGCTG ggtCAGGCCAACTGCAGCGTGGAGGCCCCGGTCCTGCCGGCCACAGACTACTATTTCCACTTCTACCGCCTGTGTGACTGA